Below is a window of Quercus robur chromosome 6, dhQueRobu3.1, whole genome shotgun sequence DNA.
ATTAATCTTTAGAAAAAATGAAACTAAGATTATTAACCAATCCATGTAATCCAGAAGGTCAAAATGCTTCCCTGTAGAGGCTCTTACATAGTCGGTTTGTTTCGGTGAAATATATTTTCTAcatttttaagtattttgttATGATGAAATATAcaagtcaacaaaaaaaaaaaaaaaaaaaaaaaaacgttttttGTGGTTAATCGATGTCCAATAGAGTGGAAAACGTTTTGTGCTTTTTTTGGAATGTATAACACTCAATAAACCACTAAAAATTCTTCTAACCttaacttttctttctttgtcttcaCTCTTTTTACACGGATTGATCGCTGATTGTCATTACctaacttttgattttttttccccatcaaATCAGACCCTTCcaaaatttgagattgtttTCCCATTAGAGACtccatttattttctaaagagAAAGACTTTAACTATTTGTTGCCTATTTTTGTGAATGAAAGTTAACGTTCATATAATCATTTGGGGATTACATTAAATATTGATGATTTTCCAAGCAAGTCAAAGAGCAGAAAATGTTATTCACAACCAACAGCATGAAAATGagtatatttttcatataatatttttttgaaaacatcaCAACATAAGGagatttaaattataattagatTGTGCCAAAAGCCTCATAATTTAATTAGTTGACACTTTCGACTGTTTTCAATATGAAGACATATATGATTCAAATCCTTCAATTAACTTCcataataattatcaaattaaaaaaacaaaataccatAATTAGATCGTGAATAATGGGGCAAATTATCTTGTAGCTTAAGTGATAAGATTTTactcttcataatcaataatATAATCAAGATAGTGATAGACAAACGGTTCAGAAAATTTAAGACATGTAGACCCATCCTCTATCAACAGTTccctatatctatatctattcTGTGTCATTTACAATCATGTTAAAGTAAATTCTTCTCACGTTCTTATTTAGCTATTTTATACTTAAATGGGTTAAAGTGAAGCTTCCATTTAAACCACAAGTTCAAACTTCATAAAAAGCACCTTCTTCACACAATCATGTATTTTAAAATGCTGTTGATGTGGCAAACTGCATAATTGGTCAAAATATTCTTAAGCAGTGATTTTACACTCGCAAACTGATAAGGGTTACATCAAGTTGATTTACGATTTGTCTTATGTTTCTTTAATTTGGTAAAACAGTGTTACATGCCAGACCGAAGCAAGCGCATCTTTCGTTTGTCCATGTCCAAGGTCTTCTTTGTACCTTTCATGTAATTTCATTGAAGATTTCGCACTAAGTTTGTCCTTATTTAACCAATGAACTTGTCAAATCAATAGTTATTCTCTCAAATTCCTAGCCCTTTTTAGAGGATACACTgtgcacaaattttttttttggaaagtggaatgaattaataaaaattaagtcATACCAACTACCAAGTATGAGTTAGGTCACACCCAAAGACAGGATATAATAACAGTACTgtgcatcaatttttttttttttttgataggaactGTGCATCAAATCGGTGCGCTAATAATTAAGTTATTAGATCGTatagttttatattatatagtatatatttcAATGTAATCTAAGTGGGTTGGCCAAGTAGTTGGGCACTTGGTCTCAAAGTGCTTGTCCCAGGTTCGACTGGGTGTGCTCTCCAGTTCGAGTTCGGGTACCTGCACTTTGAAAAAACTCTTTGGGCCAGGGATTTACCCCTCTAGGGCTCACTCGTCACAAACAGTGATTAATCTCTAGTTGAAAGTTTTAAACATCCACtgtgggaaaaaagaaaaagaagtatatACTTCAATGTTTATTGAATCTAGTGTTAGCCTACTAGGTATACAATGAAGTAAATGCATGCATGAAATGAATTCAGTGGTCACCAGCAACACCAAATCCCGAGGCTTATCAAATCTCACTTCTATAATGTTGACTATGTTCGATTATATTTCTGGTTGAATCATAATTTAGGCCTATCTTTTACCCCCTTCACTACCCTACAGGATATTTTTATCATACATTAGTGTACTCAGTTTATTCATAAGTgtagtttttgttgtttctaaTACGTTTCAAAGATATAGTGGCaaagttctttcttctttaacttttgcttttaaaaaatatatatatatatatatatatatatatatatatatattaagtagGGATGAGGGATTTGAACCATAGAGGTCTTAgctaaaaaaaaccaataaatgtGATTTGTTTTCCTCCTAAACACGTTTTTATTCAGGTGTTAATAAACTCAATAATGTTTAGCACACACGAAGGCTATCATTTATGTATCTTTGGGCCTTTGTTCTCTAGTAGTATGCGTGGGAAGGCAACATTCAAGGCATAAGTTTCGGGCAGTGGCTTTTTAGTTGGTGTAGGGACATAATCTTTACACGTATTTCGACGTGATTAGCCTCTCCTTAACTCGTAATGATGATTTCCCTGAACAGCATCTTCAGGAAGGAAACACAAACATCCCCCACAACAAAGATTATTCTTTTAGAAAACTTGATTACTATTATCATTACATATTCCCTGCTCTACTCCCCACTTGCAcctatattaaaatatatgtatgtataattaTAGCTTTTATGTAAATGATCATCAAAATATTTGTAGAAACGATGCCACAAGACttctaatataatattaatttgcATCATTAATTGTATTTGATTAAAGGAGTACGTAAATGGaaatatactttttatatatataaaaactctAGAGATTTTTTAGAAACCGAGTTTTAGCATTGTTTTGTGCAATAGAGGAGCATCATAATTGTGGTTTTGGCATGGCATGAACCAGATGAAGACTTATGAAAGAAAAGGTGCTTGTAATTTACAAATCCGTCACTATTACTAGGCTTCTCAAGGCCAACATGAAGAATATGAAAGAAAAGTTGCACATATATAGGTCTTAGCTATAGCCACCAATTCGTTGATCTTTCTTCTGACTGTCATTGAATCATTAGGGTAATAATGGGGTCTTGTCAAATTAGATTTTCATAAGAGAAATGCATGATTAAAAAGAGGAGACTAGGAAATGGACAAAAGAGACCACTTCCCCCCAAAATCACCAACAACCAaattccaaaatccaaaaaaccaCTTGTGTATTAAAATAGTCTAAAGTAGTTGCTTTATTTCACATTGCATGTTTCTTCTATATATTAAAGCTTCCCCACCTCCAAGCCTCTATTCTTTTACACCCACCAAAAAACTGGCCAAACAGCAAAGCCAATCACACTGAACTTGCAAAGGCAAGTCATGTAattcaacctctctctctctctctctctctctctctctctctctctctctctctcatacataGATGACACATGCACACTAATACACAACAAAAACTACTTTCTTTAGCTTTTCCACTACCTCAAAAAGACTAACCCTTGTttgcttttcttgtttttggatTGTTGTAGATCTACAAGAAGAAAATATGATCCAGGAACTGTTGGGAGGTGCAGGCCTTATAGCAGGAGAGAGGAAAATCTCTACTAATGGAGTAGTATTACAAACCAGTACTCCACCTTCTTCTCCATCTCCTGCACCATCTCCTTCTTCCTCAACTACAACAGCTACTACAGCTACAACAACATCAAATTCTGATAACCAAAACTTGAGGTGTCCAAGATGCGATTCTTCCAACACAAAGTTCTGTTACTACAACAACTACAACCTCACTCAGCCTCGCCACTTCTGCAAGACTTGTCGCCGTTATTGGACCAAAGGTGGTGCCCTCCGAAATGTTCCAATTGGAGGTGGTTGCAGAAAGAACAAGAATGGTACAATCTCAACCTCAGTTTCCAAGTCAAGCTGTAGCAAGATCAAGACCTTAACATCTGAGTTTGGAAGGTCAGGCCTCGGAACTGGCTTCGATCATGACCTTTCATCAAGCCCAATTCTGTGGGGTTCGCCACAGAATTCTCATCTCTTGGCTATACTAAGAGCTactcaaaaccctaaccctaaccatAGCCCTAGCCCCTTCTCTAATTCTGTTCATGTGAAGGAAGAAGGAAATATGGTTGGATCCCACTTGATGACTGAGCCAGTGGTTTCAACTGGTACATTAAATGCTCGAACCCTGGGCTTGGACCCTCTTGGCCATGGCCAGGTCCCTTCTCTTGGTCTATGCAGCTCTTTCTGGagaaacaaccaacatcaagcTCAACAACAAAATGGGTTTGTAAGTAATGGTGAAGTTCAAAACAGTAATTCTGGGATTCAGGAACTATATCAGAGGCTCAGATCATCAAGTAATTACTATGGTCATGATCACTCACCGGTGGTTCTAAGCAACTTGGCTTCTTCATCTTCAGCTTCCTCATCTATTTTGGAGTCAGCTTCTGTTGCTGGAGGTGAATTGGGATACTGGAATCCAACATTTTCTTGGTCTGATCTTCCAACAACTAATGGTGCATATCCTTAGaaatcttttctttcctttttttccttctttattaGGATTGTCGGCGCCTTGTGGTGTCTGTTTGGGTTGTGGTATATGAAAGTGGCTGTAGCatcagtactttttttttttttaatctatctGTATGTGTGTTTTTAGGTGTGTTTACTTATGAGGGTGTACCAAGGACCAAGAAGtgataaaaatggaaaatattagGTTTTTTGAAATGTTTCTTGATGTTGCAAATTCATGTCAAAGGGTTTTTCTAGCAATTCAATTTTTGATGATTTCAACGAAGATACTTAAATTCGGTGTTCAAATCTTCCTCCACTTacaatgtattaaaaaaaaaaaaagtataaggtATTAGTATCTCTTATTTCTTATGAGAcccaagaaaaaatataatggaAAGAATAAGCTAGAATTGGAGGAACGAATATCGTATTGATAGGCTCAAAAACTTTAGGGTTTAGTTTTTGATTAATTAAGATGCGGTGGTGGTGTTATGGCTGTCATATGAAGATTCGTTCAGTATTTTGTTACGAGAAAGTGATGAATGAAGTGCTAAAGCAGCCTTTGGAAAGAGTTTCCTTAAACAGCAATTTGATTCCCAGTGTTGGTAATAAGGATTCCTTGTGCAGCCTTATGGTAAAGATCTGTCCTTGCCCTTCCCTTGCTTCTTTAATATTGGCTTCCATTTTATTCCCTTCCAGTACTTAaacctctatctctctcttattttgGCAGCCTATTCAATTTGCTAGGTTGAGCATGCATAGTACTAGgcctgatttaaaaaaaaaaaaaaaaaaaaaaaaaaaaaaactttaatagtAGCTCTGAGTTTCatttaaatcttttattttttctaacagaaaattaattaagacaCTTCTATCTTGACTAGGGTTCTAGGAAGATGTGGATTAAAATGGGTGAACAAAAATTTAGTTTATGATTTTAGGGGACTGTTCACTGATTTTATATGCTCCGGACCTCATCGCTATAAGGATtaagtgagaaaatgtttttgtACCAGTACTAGCTTATCACTTAGAGATGTTTGGAATCTCCTTCCCATCTCCCCAATCCAAatatatgataagttttggttcttttctgttgcaTAACCATGAAGACTGGGACTTGGTGGTCAACAATAATTGAACGGCTGAAGAACGTACAGTTttagaagtaaatttttttttaaggaaaaaaaaaaaatttatagcaaCCCATGAAGGACGTTCTCCAAAAGTGTTGTGGAATTTAATGGAGAGAAAAGCTGTTTTGTGTTATATAAACATAGTGGTGGGGTTTGG
It encodes the following:
- the LOC126732672 gene encoding dof zinc finger protein DOF1.1-like; this translates as MIQELLGGAGLIAGERKISTNGVVLQTSTPPSSPSPAPSPSSSTTTATTATTTSNSDNQNLRCPRCDSSNTKFCYYNNYNLTQPRHFCKTCRRYWTKGGALRNVPIGGGCRKNKNGTISTSVSKSSCSKIKTLTSEFGRSGLGTGFDHDLSSSPILWGSPQNSHLLAILRATQNPNPNHSPSPFSNSVHVKEEGNMVGSHLMTEPVVSTGTLNARTLGLDPLGHGQVPSLGLCSSFWRNNQHQAQQQNGFVSNGEVQNSNSGIQELYQRLRSSSNYYGHDHSPVVLSNLASSSSASSSILESASVAGGELGYWNPTFSWSDLPTTNGAYP